The Prionailurus bengalensis isolate Pbe53 chromosome E2, Fcat_Pben_1.1_paternal_pri, whole genome shotgun sequence region CCAACGGCCGGCCGGGCgcgcgggcggcggggcgggggccgggccgggggcgggggtggtgaaGGGGGCTAGAGTCGGGTGACGGTCCCAGTGAGGAGGGGCGAGGCTCGGgcgaggggctgggaggggcctgggtgggaaGGGAGGCGTTTGGGCTGCCTCTAGGAGAGGCTCCCAAGGCTCATCGGGGCCACGGTCTGGCCGTGGGCCGTCTAGGaccggaggggggtggggtggaaggttAGAGGCGGCCTGGGtgtccggggaggggggggagggcgtGAGGAAAGAGGTGATGAAGTTAACATAAAGAGAAAACCTAGTTATGCTTGTAAGGAATCAGACCAGTGACAGGGATTTGGTGTGAAAAGATGGTAGCAAATGGATATCTTTGGAGGGGAGATGTAGAGTTGAGGGCGAGGTCCGAGTGTGGAGAATGGGGTTACGTTAACGTGAAAAGGAGTTAAACCAAAGGGGGGTGGATACCACTGGAATGGGCTGAGAGGAGTCTCTGTGCATAGGGTTATGTTATGTAAAAAAGGATAGGTTGGGTAGAGGTAATGTTTTGAAAAGTAGGGAATTCGGTCAGATGAAGAGTAGGAATTGGGTATCGGTGTGCTGGATGGGGGAGGGTCTTGGTATCTCTGGAATGAGAATGAGATGTTAGGTTGACAAGAAGTTAGGGGTCTGGGTATCCCCAGGGTAATAAGCTGGTGAGAGGGTTCTGGGTGTAAGGAAGAGGGGTTTGGCTATCCTCTGGGTTGGGGGCTGGAGGGATTCGTCATAATAGTAAGATAGGGTCTGAGTATTTCTAAAGGGGTTTTGGGTAGTAGGAAAAGTATGCGTGAAAGTTTTAAGGCTCTGTGAGGGGTAGTCTGGCTATTCCTGGATTGGGTGATCTTTCTGCTGGGATCTTTCTGCAAAGCAGAGAAACTAAGTTGTTAATGAAGAGGGGGTCGGATTATCACCGGAGTGGGTTAGGGTGGGGTTTGGCCCTTTTGCAAAGAAGAGGGGCTTAGGTTGATATGAAGAGGGGATCTGGGCGTCCCTAGATGGgttagggagggagggtggggtcttttttgcaaataagaaaatactaggtTAATAATGCGAAAGGGGGTCTGGGTGTCCCTGGCGTGGGTTTGTAAGGAAGGGTTTAAGTTGATGTGAAGGTGGTATGTGGGCGTCCCTGAGATGGGTTAGGGTGGGTCATTTTGTAAAGAAGAGGAGCTGAAGTTGACATGAAGAGGGGTGTGGGTATCCCCATAGTGGTTGGGGTGGTTGTGTATGAAGATGAGGCATTTAGGTCAATGTGAAGAGGGGATCTGGGTGAGGTCTCGGCATAAAGAAGAGGCAATTACGGTGAAGTGTGTCTTGAATTAGGGTGGTGAGTAGAATCCAGGTGTGAAAAAGGGTTAGGTGTTTTTGAAATGGGGCTGGGTAATCTGGATAGGGGGTTGGGTTGTAGGAGAGGGCTTTGGTATAGAGAGAGAAATTTGAAGTCGGGGATCTGGGTGTCATGGGGAGTGGTGAAGGGGGGAAAAGTGTAAAATGTGATGGGTTAGGCCAACATGGACAAGTTGATTGAGGGAAGGGAGAGTTTGAGGAGTCTGGGCACCAGAGGGAGAGACCGTGTACACTAGATGTTGGGGGTAAAGGAGAGGGACTGTACCCTGTGAAGGCCCTGAAAGTGGCGGGCCCCTGTGGCAGTCCTCTGGGTGTAAATAGAAggaacctgggggggggggaacaaaggGGGAGTGAGGCTGGAAGAAGTGGCAGCGGTCAGGGCCTGTGAGGACGCTCCCGGGCACCTGGGAGCGGGAATGGGGTAGCGAGTTGGTAAGAAGAGGAAGTCAGTGGAAGGAGGTTTGAGTGGAGAAGACACGGGCTCCTGTGTGATGTGCGTGGCTGTGGGCCAGCTGTGAGGCACGGGAGGTGAGGGGTTGGACAGGTTCTAAGGGTCTGGTGGGTGGAGCTTGATGCGTGTTGGTTCAGAGGTGAGAAGGGTAGATTCTGGGAAGGGATCGCTGGGAGGTGTTGCACTTGGTCTTGTGTGTGCAGGAGAGGAAGGATTGttaggtgggggggtgggagtggaaaaCGGAAACAAGTCCGAGGGTAAGGTACATCTAAGGTTTCGGTGGGTGATGAAGGGAAGGAATCGTCCCTGGGAAGGACTGAAGAAACGCTAGTTTAGCTGTGCTTTGTCTCCACCTCCCTCTTTTCACAGCCCAGGGCCTCACTGCCACCATGACTGAGGAGTCGGAGGAGACGGTCCTGTACATTGAGCACCGCTATGTCTGCTCTGAGTGCAACCAGCTGTATGGATCCCTGGAGGAGGTGCTCATGCACCAGAACTCCCATGTGCCTCAGCAGCACTTTGAGCTGGTGGGCGTGGCTGACCCTGGAGTCACTGTAGCCGCAGAGGCAGCTTCCGGCACGGGCCTCTATCAGACCCTGGTGCAGGAGAGCCAGTACCAGTGCCTAGAGTGCGGACAGCTGCTGATGTCGCCCAGCCAGCTCCTGGAGCACCAGGAGCTGCACCTGAAGATGATGGCTCCCCAGGAGGCAGTGCCAGCCGAGCCACCACCCAAGGCACCTGCCCTGAGCTCTAGTACCATCCACTACGAGTGTGTGGATTGCAAGGCTCTCTTCGCCAGCCAGGAGCTCTGGCTGAACCACCGGCAGACGCACCTCCGGGGCACTCCCACCAAGCCTCCGGCCCCGGTTGTCCTGGGGTCCCCGGTTGTCCTGGGGCCCCCTGTGGGCCAGGCCCGCGTGGCTGTGGAGCACTCATACCGCAAGGcagaagagggtggggagggggccgctGTCCCTTCTGCTGCTGCCACCACCGCTGAGGTGGTGACTGAGGTGGAGCTGCTCCTCTACAAATGCTCCGAGTGCTCCCAGCTCTTCCAGCTTCCGGCCGACTTCCTGGAACACCAGGCCACCCacttccctgctcctcccccggaGGCCGAGGAGCCTGCCTTGCAGCAGGACACCCTGACTCCGTCCCCTGCAGAGGTGCCCGCGTCTCAGCCTGATCCCCTGCCGTCCTCTGACCACAGTTACGAGCTGCGCAACGGTGAAGCCGTTGGGCGCGATCGCCGGGGGCGCAAGGCCCGCAGGAACAATAGCGGAGAGCCGGGCGGGACGGCCGCCCAGGAGCTCTTTTGCTCCGCCTGTGAccagctctttctctcccctcaccAGCTACAGCAGCACCTGCGGAGTCACCGGGAGGGCGTCTTTAAGTGCCCTCTGTGCAGTCGTGTGTTCCCCAGCCCTTCCAGTCTGGACCAGCACCTTGGAGACCACAGCAGCGAGTCTCACTTCCTGTGCGTGGACTGTGGCCTGGCCTTTGGCACCGAGGCCCTCCTCCTGGCCCACCGGCGAGCCCACACCCCGAATCCTCTGCATTCGTGTCCGTGTGGAAAGACGTTTGTCAACCTCACCAAGTTCCTGTATCATCGGCGTACgcacggggcggggggtgtcCCTCTGCCCACAACACCAGTCCCGCCAGAGGAGCCTGTCATTGGTTTCCCTGAGCCAGCCGCAGCAGAGACTGGAGACGCAGACGCCCCGGAGCCCCCTGTGACCGAAGAGAGCCCGGGAGGGCCCGCCGCCCCAGGCACCTACCGCTGCCTCCTGTGCAGCCGCGAATTTGGCAAGGCGTTGCAGCTGACCCGGCACCAGCGTTTCGTGCACCGCCTGGAACGGCGACACAAGTGTGGCATCTGCGGCAAGATGTTCAAGAAGAAGTCTCACGTGCGTAACCACCTGCGCACGCACACGGGCGAGCGGCCCTTCCCCTGCCCGGACTGCTCCAAGCCCTTCAACTCGCCCGCCAACCTGGCACGCCACCGGCTCACGCACACGGGGGAGCGGCCCTACCGGTGCGGGGACTGTGGCAAGGCTTTCACGCAGAGCTCCACCCTGAGGCAGCATCGCCTGGTGCACGCCCAGCACTTCCCCTACCGCTGCCAGGAGTGCGGGGTGCGTTTCCACCGCCCCTACCGCCTGCTCATGCACCGCTACCACCACACGGGCGAGTACCCCTACAAGTGTCGTGAGTGCCCCCGCTCCTTCTTGCTGCGCCGGCTGCTGGAGGTGCACCAGCTCGTGGCCCACGCTGGGCGCCAGCCCCACCGCTGCCCATCCTGCGGGGCCGCCTTCCCTTCCTCGCTGCGGCTCCGCGAGCACCGCTGCGCGGCTGCTGCCGCACAGGCCCCGCGGCGCTTCGAGTGCGGCACCTGCGGCAAGAAAGTGGGCTCGGCTGCCCGGTTGCAGGCGCACGAGGCGGCGCACGCGGCTGCCGGGCCCGGAGAGGTCCTGGCTAAGGAGCCCCCTGCCCCTCGGGCCCCTCGGGCCGCTCGCACGCCTGTGGCCGCCCCGACCGCCTTGGGGGGTGCGGCCCCTGCGGCCCCCGCGGCCCCGGCCCGACGCCGGGGCCTGGAGTGTAGCGAGTGTAAGAAGCTGTTCAGTACAGAGACGTCGTTGCAGGTACACCGGCGCATCCACACGGGCGAGCGGCCGTACCCGTGTCCGGACTGCGGCAAGGCCTTCCGCCAGAGCACCCACCTGAAGGACCACCGGCGCCTGCACACAGGCGAGCGGCCCTTTGCCTGCGAGGTGTGTGGCAAGGCCTTCGCCATCTCCATGCGCTTGGCAGAGCATCGCCGCATTCACACGGGTGAGCGGCCCTACTCGTGCCCAGACTGTGGCAAGAGCTACCGCTCCTTCTCCAACCTGTGGAAACACCGCAAGAcccaccagcagcagcatcagGCCGCCGTGCGCCAGCAGCTGGCAGAGGCGGAGGCTGCCGTGGGGCTGGCCGTCATGGAGACTGCGGCAGAGGCGCTGCCCCTGGTGGAGGCCATCGAGATCTACCCTCTGGCTGAGGCCGAGGGGGTCCAGATCAGCGGCTGACCCCGTCCCTTCTCCCCCTTCAGCACCGCCATGTCCCGTTGCTGAAGAACCTCCTCCAGCATCCCCTCAAATCTGTAGATACCGtgcccctctctccatctctcccaaCAGCCGTGTAAGTTCTGTAACTGGATTTATTCTCTCTTGTGAGGGGGTTGCTCTGCGGTCCTTGATGTCCGTAaaggtgcgcccccccccccccaccttccacctTTTAGCACTGGTGGTCCCAAGATGGAACAGTCAATAAAGACTGAGTTGGACGTTTATGTGTTTCTGTCTGGCCCAGCTGTGTGGGGTGGGATTTGGGAGCCATGAGCCCAGGTTCTTGGGTCTGAGCTTTTATGGCTGTGTTCTCAGCACCTGGAACAGGGCCTGGCAAGTGGTAGGAGCTCAGTGGACATTTGCTGAGTGGAAAGAGGACGTGGAGTCCAAGGGTGTGGCTCAGGGAGCAGGATATCACCCTGGTGCTCCAGGGGAAGAAGCGTAGCTGTCTTGCCACTAGAGGTCCCCACAGCCTCATAGAAAAGCCTGAAGCTGTTTCAATTGGTGGCAGGAACATTGGGAAAagtcttcagatttctttttgccCCTTCTGCACCCCCATTCTTGGCCTGATGTGAGCCATCTCCCTCAAAGCCATCTGGTTGTCTCACTGGAACCCTGAGGGCAAACGCAGGTCCGAAAGGTATGATCTCCAGGGCAGAAGAAGGTGGCTCCTGGGACCAGACCCAGCTGTGGAGTTGGAGAACTCCGATTCTGGGGGTAGACAGCCTCATAAGGGGAGCTGCCTTGACACCTACCTAGAATGGGATTCTGTCTTAACTAGTAGacgtggggagaggggtggttgGAGTGACTGGCTGGTATTTGAACGTCTAGTTTGCTTCTAGTACTTACATGTTTATCATAATTATACTCCCCTTGTGAGGGGAACATTTTGCAGGGAAGGAGTCTGAAGTCAGAAGCAGTGAGgtgatttacccaaggtcat contains the following coding sequences:
- the ZNF574 gene encoding zinc finger protein 574 codes for the protein MTEESEETVLYIEHRYVCSECNQLYGSLEEVLMHQNSHVPQQHFELVGVADPGVTVAAEAASGTGLYQTLVQESQYQCLECGQLLMSPSQLLEHQELHLKMMAPQEAVPAEPPPKAPALSSSTIHYECVDCKALFASQELWLNHRQTHLRGTPTKPPAPVVLGSPVVLGPPVGQARVAVEHSYRKAEEGGEGAAVPSAAATTAEVVTEVELLLYKCSECSQLFQLPADFLEHQATHFPAPPPEAEEPALQQDTLTPSPAEVPASQPDPLPSSDHSYELRNGEAVGRDRRGRKARRNNSGEPGGTAAQELFCSACDQLFLSPHQLQQHLRSHREGVFKCPLCSRVFPSPSSLDQHLGDHSSESHFLCVDCGLAFGTEALLLAHRRAHTPNPLHSCPCGKTFVNLTKFLYHRRTHGAGGVPLPTTPVPPEEPVIGFPEPAAAETGDADAPEPPVTEESPGGPAAPGTYRCLLCSREFGKALQLTRHQRFVHRLERRHKCGICGKMFKKKSHVRNHLRTHTGERPFPCPDCSKPFNSPANLARHRLTHTGERPYRCGDCGKAFTQSSTLRQHRLVHAQHFPYRCQECGVRFHRPYRLLMHRYHHTGEYPYKCRECPRSFLLRRLLEVHQLVAHAGRQPHRCPSCGAAFPSSLRLREHRCAAAAAQAPRRFECGTCGKKVGSAARLQAHEAAHAAAGPGEVLAKEPPAPRAPRAARTPVAAPTALGGAAPAAPAAPARRRGLECSECKKLFSTETSLQVHRRIHTGERPYPCPDCGKAFRQSTHLKDHRRLHTGERPFACEVCGKAFAISMRLAEHRRIHTGERPYSCPDCGKSYRSFSNLWKHRKTHQQQHQAAVRQQLAEAEAAVGLAVMETAAEALPLVEAIEIYPLAEAEGVQISG